The following proteins are co-located in the Mauremys reevesii isolate NIE-2019 linkage group 23, ASM1616193v1, whole genome shotgun sequence genome:
- the KIAA0319L gene encoding dyslexia-associated protein KIAA0319-like protein homolog, protein MEKRLEAKFSISFWILSRHCLGSFHLFYMCACLCALSSSTDANWNRAVCQPEKILLGGHLRSWGDHQLQLVEGFHSAQSCQAACCQSPSCDAFWLLEKMCIQVNCMIPHQCQASRTDSSDSILVFLKKSKTTEHSLSSQHEGEVETLLHKLLDWCTPIQAKKRLRRSLRELLTQKRNLANDKRGLLKRETTDLPTRGNAENLPASTLDSASKSGLSNIGLKDNPEPRPSLREVPSDHATREKTSLQNGTDSREQKNKSPASPESHSVSGLSDPAGSGSLGAHAGTSTSELPVLATFSSPMALGLTATGKAEKLKQSNNTSVQPLSLEEILPTISALQGKNTMKMQTVTAMPTGVPTNDSGTTVQAIPATASSTPTPVPVMKELVVSAGNNVQVTLPKNEVQLNAFVLPEPPTGTSYTYDWGLITHPKDYSGEMEGKHSQTLKLSKLTVGLYEFKVIVDGGKAHGEGYVNVTVNPKPRVNQPPVAIVSPQSQEISLPTTSTVIDGSQSTDDYKIVSFHWEELKGPLREEKVSTDTAILKLTNLVPGNYTFSLTVVDSDGASNSTTASLTVNKEVDYPPVANAGPNQVITLPQNSITLYGNQSTDDHSIVSYEWLLSPSSKGKVMEMQGVRTPILQLSAMQEGDYTYQLTVTDSAGQQSTAEVTVIVQPENNKPPKADAGPDKELTLPVDSTTLDGSKSSDDQKIVSFLWEKTRGPDGVKLENANSSIATVTGLQDGTYEFTLTVKDERSLQSQSSVNVIVKEEMNKPPVAKIAGNVVVTLPTNTAALDGSKSWDDKGIVSYLWTRDEGSPAAGEVLNNSDHHPVLFLSNLVEGTYTFHLKVTDAKGESDADRTTVEVKADPRKNNLVEMILDVNVSQLTERQKGMLIRQIGVLLGVLDSDITVQKIQPYTEQSTKMVFFVQNQPPHQIFKGHDVAWTLKSELRKQQSDFLIFRALEINTVTCQLNCSEHGRCDSFTKRCICDPFWMENFIKVQMGEGESNCEWSVLYVIIASFVIVVAFGILSWTVVCCCKRRKGKPKRKSKYKILDATDQESLELKPNLKAGSRQKAQVLNTSLMHSESELDSDEAIFTWPDREKGRLLRSQNGSLRNGQVLPKPKNQREEIL, encoded by the exons ATGCAAACTGGAATCGAGCCGTGTGCCAGCCAGAGAAGATCCTGCTTGGTGGCCATTTGAGATCATGGGGAGATCACCAGCTACAGCTTGTGGAGGGATTTCACTCTGCCCAGTCATGTCAGGCTgcttgctgccagagccccagctgTGATGCCTTTTGGCTGTTGGAAAAGATGTGTATCCAGGTGAACTGCATGATTCCCCATCAGTGTCAGGCAAGCAGGACTGACTCCTCAGATTCCATTTTGGTGTTTCTAAAGAAATCGAAAACTACAGAGCACTCCTTAAGCTCTCAACATGAAGGCGAGGTGGAGACTCTGCTTCACAAGTTGTTGGATTGGTGCACGCCAATCCAAGCCAAAAAGAGACTGCGAAGGTCCCTCCGGGAGCTGTTGACACAAAAACGGAACTTGGCAAATGACAAGAGGGGCTTGCTGAAAAGGGAAACAACAGATCTCCCCACCAGGGGGAATGCTGAAAATCTGCCAGCCAGTACCTTGGACAGCGCATCTAAGAGCGGCTTGAGTAATATTGGTCTAAAGGATAACCCGGAACCTAGGCCTTCATTGAGGGAGGTTCCCAGTGACCATGCAACTCGGGAGAAGACTTCACTTCAGAATGGAACGGACTcaagagaacagaaaaacaaaagcCCTGCCTCTCCTGAGAGCCATAGCGTGAGTGGACTGAGTGATCCAGCTGGTAGCGGCTCTCTAGGG GCTCATGCAGGAACATCCACGTCAGAACTCCCAGTGCTGGCTACGTTCTCCAGCCCCATGGCACTGGGTTTGACTGCCACTGGCAAAGCTGAGAAACTCAAGCAGTCAAACAACACGTCCGTCCAGCCTCTTTCCTTAGAGGAGATTCTCCCTACGATCAGTGCTCTGCAGGGGAAAAACACGATGAAGATGCAGACCGTTACCGCTATGCCCACTGGTGTTCCCACCAATGACAGCGGTACCACAGTCCAGGCTATCCCTGCCACGGCATCAAGCACCCCTACACCAGTGCCAG TTATGAAGGAGCTGGTAGTTTCTGCAGGAAACAATGTCCAAGTGACCCTGCCAAAAAATGAAGTTCAGTTAAATGCATTTGTCCTTCCTGAACCACCAACGG GAACCAGCTACACCTATGACTGGGGGCTGATTACTCACCCAAAAGACTACAGTGGAGAGATGGAAGGCAAACACTCCCAGACCCTCAAGTTATCTAAG CTCACCGTTGGTCTGTATGAATTCAAAGTGATAGTTGATGGGGGAAAAGCACATGGGGAAGGTTACGTGAATGTGACAGTTAACCCAA AGCCTCGTGTGAATCAGCCTCCTGTGGCTATTGTGTCACCACAATCCCAAGAGATTTCACTGCCAACCACCTCTACTGTCATCGACGGCAGCC AAAGCACTGATGATTATAAAATTGTCAGTTTCCATTGGGAAGAATTGAAGGGGCCACTCCGGGAGGAGAAGGTATCGACTGACACTGCCATATTGAAACTGACCAACTTAGTACCAGGGAATTACACGTTCAG CCTAACAGTTGTGGATTCAGATGGTGCCAGCAACTCTACCACtgccagcttgactgtgaataaAGAAGTGGATTATCCTCCAGTGGCAAATGCAGGCCCAAACCAAGTGATCACGCTTCCCCAAAACTCGATCACCTTGTACGGGAACCAGAGCACTGATGATCATAGCATTGTCAGCTACGAATGGTTACTCAGCCCCAGTAGCAAAGGAAAGGTGATGGAGATGCAG GGTGTGAGGACACCGATATTACAGCTTTCTGCAATGCAAGAAGGTGATTACACCTATCAGCTAACAGTGACTGATTCTGCAGGCCAGCAGTCCACCGCTGAGGTCACGGTGATAGTGCAGCCTG AAAATAATAAGCCCCCCAAAGCAGATGCTGGCCCAGATAAAGAACTCACCCTCCCTGTGGACAGCACCACTCTAGATGGCAGCAAGAGCTCAGACGACCAGAAAATAGTCTCCTTCCTGTGGGAGAAAACACG GGGCCCGGATGGTGTAAAACTGGAGAATGCCAACAGCAGCATTGCTACTGTAACTGGGCTTCAGGATGGAACCTACGAATTCACACTGACCGTCAAAGATGAAAGGAGCTTGCAAAGCCAGAGCTCAGTTAATGTCATTGTCAAAGAAG AGATGAACAAGCCACCAGTGGCAAAGATTGCTGGGAATGTTGTCGTCACCCTGCCTACAAACACAGCAGCCTTGGATGGGTCCAAATCTTGGGATGATAAGGGAATTGTCAGCTACCTGTGGACCCGGGACGAGGGGAGTCCTGCGGCTGGG GAGGTGTTAAATAATTCAGACCACCACCCTGTGCTTTTCCTCTCCAACCTGGTGGAGGGGACATACACGTTCCATCTGAAAGTGACAGATGCCAAAGGAGAGAGTGATGCAGATAGGACCACTGTGGAAGTCAAAGCTG ATCCAAGGAAAAACAATCTTGTGGAGATGATACTGGATGTTAATGTCAGCCAGCTGACGGAAAGGCAGAAGGGTATGTTAATCCGTCAGATAGGTGTTCTGCTGGGCGTCCTGGACTCGGACATTACCGTACAAAAGATCCAGCCGTACACAGAGCAGAG CACAAAGATGGTGTTCTTTGTGCAGAACCAACCACCCCATCAGATCTTCAAAGGGCACGATGTAGCATGGACGCTCAAAAGTGAACTCCGGAAACAGCAGTCGGACTTCCTCATCTTCCGAGCACTAGAAATTAATACAGTCA CATGCCAGCTGAATTGCTCCGAGCATGGGCGCTGCGACTCCTTCACCAAGCGCTGCATCTGTGACCCGTTCTGGATGGAGAACTTCATCAAAGTGCAGATGGGGGAGGGCGAGAGTAACTGTG AATGGAGTGTGCTGTATGTGATCATTGCGTCCTTTGTCATTGTGGTTGCCTTTGGAATCTTATCCTGGACTGTGGTCTGCTGTTGTAAGAG GCGAAAAGGAAAACCCAAAAGGAAAAGCAAATACAAGATTTTGGATGCCACAGATCAGGAGAGTCTGGAGTTAAAACCAAACCTCAAAGCAG GCAGCAGACAGAAAGCTCAGGTCCTCAACACCAGCCTGATGCATTCCGAATCTGAACTGGACAGCGACGAAGCCATCTTCACATGGCCAGACCGAGAGAAAGGGAGACTACTCCGGAGTCAGAATGGCTCCCTGCGCAATGGACAGGTGCTGCCCAAACCGAAGAACCAAAGGGAAGAGATCttatag
- the LOC120389081 gene encoding uncharacterized protein LOC120389081, producing the protein MSCRFYKELDVILGGNPTYTAKATVDTSVAHVPVESGPSQERKSWTRKRRGTQRQRMTRSSEMHVARSSSVPRRMLASVGAWQSANRRGGPDMTLGAQPPSLLSPAERLHRIRKRPRRTKEDFLRDVTMRSADEKQELKEWRDSEKRDQKENVARQNEAPERLLKIMERQVDTFQAPLALQTEQLCAHPPLKLFPMHPPDTANTLLSIS; encoded by the exons atgagctgccggttctacaaagagctggacgtgatacttgGTGGCAACCCCACCTAcactgcgaaggccactgtggatacttcggtggctcacgtgccagttgagagtggaccgagccaggagaggaaatcttggacaaggaagaggaggggaacccagaggcagaggatgactcggagcTCAGAGATGCAtgtagccaggagctcttctGTACCCCGGAGGATGCTAGCCAGTGTCGGAGcttggcaaagtgcaaacaggagaggaggccctg atatgaccttgggagcccagcctccctctttgttgtCGCCGGCTGAACggctgcacagaattagaaagcggccacgAAGAACTAAAGAAGACTTTCTGCGTGATGTCACGATGCGCTCCGCGGatgaaaaacaagaattgaaggagtggcgggacagcgagaagagggaccaaaaggagaaTGTGGCGCGCCAGAACGAAGCCCCAGAGCGGCTCTTAAAGattatggagcgccaagtggaCACATTCCAGGCGCcactagcactgcaaaccgagcagctcTGTGCCCACCCTCCCctaaaactctttcccatgcaccccccagacactgccaacacactcttatcaatcTCCTGA